A region of the Nitrospira sp. genome:
TCCCATGAAAGTCCTTGTAGCAGACGATACGGTTGTGAATCGGCAGATCTTACAGACCTTGCTGCGCAAGGACGGTCACAGCGTGGTGTTGGCTGAGGATGGGAAACAAGCTGTCGCCCAATTTGAAAAAGAACAACCAGATTTGATCATTATGGACTTAATGATGCCGGAAATGGACGGCAAAGAGGCAACTTTACTGATCAAACAACGATCCGACACGCGCTTCGTGCCGGTTATTTTTTTGACGGCCGTGACAGATGAAAAAGGTCTGACCGAATGTCTTGCCTCCGGGGGAGACGACGTACTCACAAAACCGTATAGCCTGCCCCTCCTGCGGGCGAAGCTCTCAGCTTGGTCGCGCGTGCAGGAACTCCACGCGCGAGTCACGGAACAGAAGCAGGAACTTGAATCGTACCGAGACCGCTCGTTCTGCGAAATTGAGGTGGCCAATGAGATTCGTGCAAAAATCCTGGCGACTCCCTGCATGGAGCGAATGGGCATCGACTACCATGTGGCACCTGCGGCCATCCTTGGCGGCGATCTCGTATTAGCCGGGACGACTCCGACCGGTATTCTTCATGTCCTCGTGGGCGACTTCACAGGCCATGGTTTGTCCTCCGCAATCGGCGCATTACCGTTGGCCGACGTGTTTTATCGAATGACCGAACGAGGGCATGCGCTAGGGGATATTTTACGGGAGATCAACCGCAAGTTGAACCACACGATGCCGATCGGAATCTTCTGTGCAGCCAGCGCAATCGAAATCGATCCGGTCCGCGGCCGGGCATCGGTGTGGAACGGCGGGCTTCCACCGGTCTTGGTCATCAACCCGAGTGCGGGGGTTCGGTTGCAATGGGCATCGCAACATCCTCCCCTAGGAGTGCTGCATGCCGAAGAGTTCATGCCGAATCTAGAAAGCTATGACATACAGCCTGGCGACCAAATGATTCTGTATACGGACGGCGTGATCGAAACGCGCAGCCCATCGGGGGAGCTGTTCGGTGAACCTCGGGTCCATGAAGCTGTCACGCAAGGTCCGGCGTCGCATACATTCGAGGCACTCGTGGCTGCGCTCACGGCCTTCGCCGATGGAGGCATCCAAGAAGACGATATTACGGTGGTCGATGTGCCTTGCGACATCGTTCTCGAACGATCCGCAGTAGGGGCTAATCCGCCATCACGGGAGCGTTCGTGTCAGCTTCCTTGGCACATCGAGGTTCGATTGGGGCCTGACGCAATGCGGACGGAGGATCCGCTACCGGACTTGATGCAGCTGGTGAGCCTGCTACCAGGTCATGCCCGCCACCGGGAGCGCTTCTTCACCGTGTTGACGGAACTCCTCTCGAATGCAATCGATCATGG
Encoded here:
- a CDS encoding fused response regulator/phosphatase; amino-acid sequence: MNRQILQTLLRKDGHSVVLAEDGKQAVAQFEKEQPDLIIMDLMMPEMDGKEATLLIKQRSDTRFVPVIFLTAVTDEKGLTECLASGGDDVLTKPYSLPLLRAKLSAWSRVQELHARVTEQKQELESYRDRSFCEIEVANEIRAKILATPCMERMGIDYHVAPAAILGGDLVLAGTTPTGILHVLVGDFTGHGLSSAIGALPLADVFYRMTERGHALGDILREINRKLNHTMPIGIFCAASAIEIDPVRGRASVWNGGLPPVLVINPSAGVRLQWASQHPPLGVLHAEEFMPNLESYDIQPGDQMILYTDGVIETRSPSGELFGEPRVHEAVTQGPASHTFEALVAALTAFADGGIQEDDITVVDVPCDIVLERSAVGANPPSRERSCQLPWHIEVRLGPDAMRTEDPLPDLMQLVSLLPGHARHRERFFTVLTELLSNAIDHGVLGIQSNLKTSPDGFDAYYQERDRRLAALQEGYVQISLTHAPSASGARLMVRVEDSGAGFDATHPAAPLSTNDSMFGRGLALVRALCQKVTFHGAGNCVEAIYSWD